A window of the Brachybacterium sacelli genome harbors these coding sequences:
- the atpE gene encoding ATP synthase F0 subunit C, whose protein sequence is MDPMILSELNGNVASIGYGLAAIGPGIGIGIIVGKTAEATARQPELRGALQSTMFIGIAFTEILTLLAIVTGLIFGGTA, encoded by the coding sequence GTGGACCCGATGATCCTCTCTGAACTCAACGGCAACGTCGCGTCGATCGGCTACGGCCTCGCCGCGATCGGCCCTGGCATCGGCATCGGCATCATCGTCGGCAAGACCGCCGAGGCCACCGCCCGCCAGCCCGAGCTGCGCGGTGCCCTGCAGTCGACCATGTTCATCGGTATCGCCTTCACCGAGATCCTGACGCTGCTCGCCATCGTCACCGGCCTCATCTTCGGCGGAACGGCCTGA
- a CDS encoding F0F1 ATP synthase subunit B, producing MLNAEQEVPGYKLLLPETSEIVWTLIFLVIFAVVFMKFILPRLNAVLDERSEKIEGGLKKAEEVQQQADDLRATQEQELAAARQEAAGIREKARQDGTRIVEEAKARAEAESERVLVAGRQQLTAERQTASAQLHHEVGSLASDLASKIVGESLTDDERSRRVIDRFLDDLESNQTATR from the coding sequence ATGCTCAACGCCGAACAGGAAGTCCCAGGCTACAAACTCCTGCTGCCTGAGACGTCGGAGATCGTCTGGACGCTGATCTTCCTCGTCATCTTCGCCGTGGTCTTCATGAAGTTCATCCTGCCGCGGCTGAACGCCGTGCTCGACGAGCGCTCCGAGAAGATCGAGGGCGGGCTGAAGAAGGCCGAGGAGGTCCAGCAGCAGGCCGACGACCTCCGCGCCACCCAGGAGCAGGAGCTCGCCGCCGCCCGCCAGGAGGCCGCCGGCATCCGCGAGAAGGCGCGCCAGGACGGTACCCGCATCGTGGAGGAGGCCAAGGCCCGCGCCGAGGCCGAGTCCGAGCGCGTCCTCGTCGCCGGCCGTCAGCAGCTGACCGCAGAGCGCCAGACGGCCTCCGCCCAGCTGCACCACGAGGTCGGATCGCTCGCCAGTGATCTCGCCTCGAAGATCGTCGGGGAGTCCCTCACCGACGACGAGCGCTCCCGCCGTGTGATCGACCGGTTCCTGGACGACCTCGAGTCGAACCAGACCGCCACCCGATAA
- a CDS encoding glycosyltransferase family 4 protein yields MRIYLFILLVSAAVTYLITPAVRLLARRAGAMTAVRDRDVHDAVTPRLGGLAMLAGVIAAMLIASNVPFLEGLFRDTRQPWAILAAATLVCLLGAADDKWDLDWMTKLAGQVLAAMLLAWQGVSLVSLPIGGVTILSERSALILTVLVVVVSMNAVNFVDGLDGLAAGVMAIGGSAFFLYAYTLTRNVSTTDYSSLAALLTAVLIGACAGFLPHNMTRARIFMGDSGSMLLGLLLAASTIAVTGQVDPGRLSGADIFGQFLPILLPIGVMVIPFLDFALAVVRRIGSGKSPFHADKAHLHHRLLRLGHSKRTAVLIMYTWTVVVSVGLLLPLTLSARSVLIFWVCGLLFALLLTFDPLRWRPRRHRKDSDVPST; encoded by the coding sequence GTGAGGATCTATCTCTTCATCCTGCTGGTCTCCGCGGCCGTGACGTACCTGATCACTCCCGCCGTGAGGCTGCTGGCCCGGCGCGCCGGAGCGATGACCGCGGTGCGGGACCGGGACGTGCACGATGCGGTGACCCCGCGTCTCGGCGGCCTGGCGATGCTCGCCGGCGTGATCGCCGCGATGCTCATCGCCAGCAACGTCCCCTTCCTCGAGGGGCTCTTCCGCGACACCCGCCAACCGTGGGCGATCCTCGCGGCCGCCACCCTGGTGTGCCTGCTCGGCGCGGCCGACGACAAGTGGGACCTGGATTGGATGACCAAGCTCGCGGGGCAGGTGCTGGCCGCCATGCTGCTGGCCTGGCAGGGAGTGAGCCTGGTGTCCCTGCCGATCGGCGGGGTCACGATCCTCTCCGAGCGCTCCGCGCTCATCCTCACCGTGCTGGTGGTGGTGGTCAGCATGAACGCCGTCAACTTCGTCGACGGGCTCGACGGGCTCGCGGCCGGGGTGATGGCCATCGGCGGCTCCGCGTTCTTCCTGTACGCCTACACGCTCACCCGCAATGTCTCGACCACGGACTACTCCTCACTGGCCGCCCTGCTGACCGCCGTGCTGATCGGAGCTTGTGCGGGCTTCCTGCCGCACAACATGACCCGGGCCCGCATCTTCATGGGGGACTCCGGGTCGATGCTGCTCGGGCTGCTCCTGGCCGCCAGCACCATCGCCGTCACCGGCCAGGTCGACCCCGGCCGACTCTCGGGCGCGGACATCTTCGGGCAGTTCCTGCCGATCCTGCTGCCCATCGGCGTGATGGTGATCCCCTTCCTCGACTTCGCACTCGCCGTGGTGCGGCGGATCGGTTCGGGCAAGTCTCCCTTCCACGCCGACAAGGCCCATCTGCACCACCGGCTGCTGCGACTGGGCCACTCCAAGCGCACGGCGGTGCTGATCATGTACACGTGGACGGTCGTGGTCTCCGTGGGGCTGCTGCTGCCGCTGACGCTGAGCGCCCGCTCCGTGCTGATCTTCTGGGTGTGCGGGCTCCTGTTCGCCCTCCTGCTGACCTTCGACCCGTTGAGATGGCGTCCCAGGCGCCATCGGAAGGACTCCGATGTCCCCTCGACCTGA
- a CDS encoding N5-glutamine methyltransferase family protein: MSATATRDLLREALAETTQRLGRAGVASPSVDARALIAAAAGTARPLVLLDDLPADFAEQLEGLTARRERREPLQLILGRAPFRRLMLHVREGVFIPRPETELALDLLRQHSTGPLEHLVDLCTGSGALAASALDEIPTARVLAVEIDPAAADLAAENLEAAGPGRGRVLCADLTSDPRDAVLAELEAAAPVDAIVSNPPYIPPLAVPRDAEVLDHDPHRALFGGGADGLEVPRAVISWAARLLRPGGVLIMEHADVQGPAARDAASRIGGFDRLNTAPDLTGRDRFLVARRAGTRPLEVRD; this comes from the coding sequence GTGAGCGCCACCGCGACCCGCGACCTGCTGCGGGAGGCCCTCGCCGAGACCACCCAGCGGCTCGGCCGGGCCGGCGTCGCCTCCCCGAGCGTCGATGCGCGCGCACTGATCGCCGCGGCCGCCGGCACCGCGCGCCCGCTGGTCCTGCTCGATGATCTGCCCGCGGACTTCGCCGAGCAGCTCGAGGGGCTCACGGCGCGCCGCGAGCGACGCGAACCGCTCCAGCTGATCCTGGGCAGGGCCCCCTTCCGACGCCTGATGCTGCACGTGCGCGAGGGCGTGTTCATCCCCCGGCCGGAGACCGAGCTCGCCCTGGACCTGCTGCGCCAGCATTCCACCGGACCGCTCGAGCACCTCGTGGACCTGTGCACGGGCAGCGGCGCCCTGGCCGCCTCCGCTCTCGACGAGATCCCCACCGCCCGGGTGCTGGCCGTCGAGATCGACCCCGCGGCCGCTGACCTCGCCGCGGAGAACCTGGAGGCCGCCGGGCCGGGCCGCGGTCGCGTGCTGTGCGCGGATCTGACCTCCGATCCCCGGGATGCGGTGTTGGCCGAGCTCGAGGCGGCGGCCCCGGTCGACGCGATCGTGTCCAACCCGCCATACATCCCGCCCCTGGCCGTCCCCCGGGACGCCGAGGTGCTCGACCACGACCCCCATCGCGCCCTCTTCGGCGGCGGTGCCGACGGGCTCGAGGTGCCCCGCGCCGTGATCTCCTGGGCCGCGCGTCTGCTGCGGCCGGGAGGAGTGCTGATCATGGAGCATGCCGACGTCCAGGGCCCCGCCGCCCGGGACGCCGCCTCCCGCATCGGCGGCTTCGACCGCCTGAACACCGCCCCCGACCTGACCGGCCGTGACCGCTTCCTGGTGGCACGCCGCGCCGGGACCCGACCCCTGGAAGTGAGAGACTGA
- the atpB gene encoding F0F1 ATP synthase subunit A: MFAGTPFEFNRVQLVRLIVLAVVLIVMCVIASRAKLVPGKAQSIVEMIIEFVHTTIIQNTLGIREGRRFAPFLVTLFFLILTMNLAGVVPGLNLAGTSVIGLPLLAALWTFAVYVIFGVKKHGFLGYIKHETMPPGVPKPIYILLVPIEFLQVVLIRWASLTIRLLANMVAGHIMIVVFVGITQGLLLSGTWLIAVSPFSGALAIGIYGFEIFVAGLQAFIFTMLAAVYIQMATSDEH, encoded by the coding sequence CTGTTCGCCGGGACGCCGTTCGAGTTCAACCGCGTCCAGCTGGTCCGACTCATCGTGCTCGCCGTCGTGCTGATCGTGATGTGCGTGATCGCCTCCCGCGCCAAGCTGGTGCCCGGCAAGGCGCAGAGCATCGTCGAGATGATCATCGAGTTCGTGCACACCACGATCATCCAGAACACCCTCGGGATCCGCGAGGGCCGGCGCTTCGCCCCCTTCCTGGTCACGTTGTTCTTCCTCATCCTCACGATGAATCTCGCGGGAGTGGTCCCTGGCCTCAACCTCGCCGGCACCTCCGTCATCGGGCTCCCGCTGCTGGCGGCCCTGTGGACCTTCGCGGTGTACGTCATCTTCGGCGTGAAGAAGCACGGCTTCCTCGGCTACATCAAGCACGAGACCATGCCCCCCGGCGTCCCCAAGCCCATCTACATCCTGCTGGTCCCGATCGAGTTCCTGCAGGTCGTGCTGATCCGCTGGGCCTCGCTGACCATCCGACTCCTGGCCAACATGGTGGCCGGCCACATCATGATCGTCGTCTTCGTCGGCATCACCCAGGGACTCCTGCTGTCCGGCACTTGGCTGATCGCGGTCTCGCCCTTCTCCGGAGCGCTCGCCATCGGCATCTACGGCTTCGAGATCTTCGTCGCCGGCCTGCAGGCCTTCATCTTCACCATGCTCGCCGCGGTCTACATCCAGATGGCCACCTCGGACGAGCACTGA
- the rpmE gene encoding 50S ribosomal protein L31 yields the protein MKAEIHPQYVETQVTCTCGNSFTTRSTKGDGNIKAEVCSACHPFYTGKQKILDTGGRVARFEARYGKKSS from the coding sequence ATGAAGGCTGAGATCCACCCCCAGTACGTCGAGACCCAGGTGACCTGCACCTGTGGCAACTCGTTCACCACGCGCAGCACGAAGGGCGACGGCAACATCAAGGCCGAGGTCTGCTCCGCGTGCCACCCGTTCTACACCGGCAAGCAGAAGATCCTCGACACCGGCGGCCGCGTGGCCCGCTTCGAGGCCCGCTACGGCAAGAAGAGCTCCTGA
- the prfA gene encoding peptide chain release factor 1, with protein MEPRREDRLAPLRREHARLQDALADPALHDDPARARRAGRRYAELESVLGAAAQVESTADDLGTARELAELGEGDDELAAETEQLAARLETEQDRLEDLLAPRDPDDSRDVILEIKAGAGGEESALFAAEMLRMYRSYAEHRGWRVEVLTSAESELGGLKDVTVAVSARSGTAPADGVYAHLKHEAGVHRVQRVPVTESAGRIHTSAVGVLVLPEADEADEGELLAEAMAPANLRIDVFRSSGPGGQSVNTTDSAVRITHLPTGLVVSCQDQKSQLQNREQALRILRTRLLDARRLEQEQQSSAARRSQVRTVDRSERIRTYNFPESRVADHRTGYKAGNLSHVLAGDLEDLIASSREAERAARLAEAQRSVDEDDLP; from the coding sequence ATGGAACCACGTCGCGAGGATCGCCTCGCCCCACTGCGGCGCGAGCACGCCCGTCTCCAGGACGCCCTGGCCGATCCCGCGCTCCACGACGACCCCGCGCGAGCCCGGCGCGCGGGGCGCCGCTACGCGGAGCTCGAGTCCGTGCTGGGCGCTGCCGCCCAGGTCGAATCGACGGCCGACGACCTCGGGACCGCCCGTGAACTGGCAGAGCTGGGGGAGGGGGACGACGAGCTCGCGGCCGAGACCGAGCAGCTCGCCGCTCGCCTGGAGACCGAGCAGGACCGCCTCGAGGACCTCCTCGCCCCGCGCGACCCCGACGATTCGCGCGATGTGATCCTCGAGATCAAGGCCGGTGCGGGCGGTGAGGAATCCGCCCTGTTCGCCGCCGAGATGCTGCGCATGTACCGCTCCTACGCGGAGCACCGGGGATGGCGCGTCGAGGTGCTCACCTCCGCCGAGTCCGAGCTGGGCGGTCTGAAGGACGTCACCGTCGCCGTCAGCGCCCGCTCCGGCACCGCCCCCGCCGACGGTGTCTACGCCCATCTCAAGCACGAGGCCGGGGTGCACCGCGTCCAACGGGTGCCGGTCACGGAGTCCGCCGGCCGGATCCACACCTCCGCCGTGGGGGTGCTGGTGCTGCCCGAGGCGGACGAGGCCGACGAGGGCGAGCTGCTGGCCGAGGCCATGGCCCCGGCGAACCTCCGCATCGACGTGTTCCGCTCCAGCGGCCCCGGCGGCCAGAGCGTGAACACCACCGACTCCGCGGTGCGCATCACCCATCTGCCCACCGGCCTCGTGGTCTCCTGCCAGGACCAGAAGAGCCAGCTCCAGAATCGCGAGCAGGCCCTGCGGATCCTGCGCACGCGCCTGCTGGACGCGCGACGGCTCGAGCAGGAGCAGCAGTCCTCGGCGGCGCGCCGCTCCCAGGTCCGCACGGTCGACCGCAGCGAGCGCATCCGCACCTACAACTTCCCCGAGTCGCGCGTGGCCGACCACCGCACGGGGTACAAGGCCGGCAATCTCTCCCACGTCCTCGCCGGGGATCTCGAGGACCTCATCGCCTCCTCCCGCGAGGCCGAGCGGGCCGCCCGTCTGGCCGAGGCCCAGCGCTCCGTCGACGAGGACGACCTCCCGTGA
- a CDS encoding LacI family DNA-binding transcriptional regulator, which translates to MSSQGRRSTIIDVAARAGVSRQTVSRAMNDMSGISTATRERVLEAARELSYRPSRFGRGLVEQGPITLGLVVMDLSNAYFAELGAAVVRACAPYGWNVVLAEADNAPHPEQVAGPLARRVDAIVGYGVQTAGIRGTGGMPVVALGDSTEQIDAVGVVELAIAEAMSDLTEHLRAAGVARPVVLDLAGETPSPRAVALAGALAPLAADGEVPIHGVDGRTGHREVLETLLENGADAIVAFNDELAVRVLRALRLLGVDVPGQVRLVGVDGLEIASLVTPELTTLSVDIEAIARETVALVAQMLEEEAPLSGRGAHRVVPYRLEVRAST; encoded by the coding sequence GTGAGTTCCCAGGGGCGCCGGTCGACGATCATCGACGTCGCGGCGCGGGCCGGGGTCTCCCGACAGACGGTCTCGCGCGCGATGAACGACATGTCCGGCATCAGCACCGCCACCCGCGAGCGGGTGCTCGAGGCGGCCCGCGAGCTGAGCTACCGCCCCTCCCGCTTCGGACGCGGACTGGTCGAACAAGGGCCGATCACCCTCGGGCTCGTGGTGATGGACCTGTCCAACGCGTACTTCGCGGAGCTCGGGGCCGCGGTGGTCAGGGCCTGCGCCCCGTACGGCTGGAACGTGGTGCTCGCCGAGGCGGACAACGCACCGCATCCCGAACAGGTCGCCGGACCGTTGGCCCGGCGGGTCGACGCGATCGTCGGCTACGGCGTGCAGACAGCCGGTATCCGGGGCACCGGAGGCATGCCCGTGGTTGCGCTGGGCGATTCCACGGAGCAGATCGATGCGGTCGGTGTCGTCGAGCTGGCCATCGCCGAGGCCATGAGCGACCTCACGGAGCACCTGCGGGCCGCCGGTGTCGCCCGGCCCGTCGTGCTCGACCTGGCCGGTGAGACGCCCAGCCCCCGGGCGGTGGCGCTGGCCGGGGCCCTCGCTCCGCTGGCGGCGGACGGCGAGGTGCCGATCCACGGGGTCGACGGCCGTACCGGACATCGTGAGGTGCTCGAGACGCTCCTCGAGAACGGCGCCGACGCGATCGTCGCGTTCAACGACGAGCTCGCGGTGCGTGTGCTGCGTGCGCTCCGGCTGCTCGGCGTCGACGTGCCGGGGCAGGTCCGCCTGGTCGGCGTGGACGGACTGGAGATCGCCTCTCTCGTCACCCCGGAGCTGACCACGCTGAGCGTGGACATCGAGGCGATCGCCCGGGAGACGGTCGCACTGGTGGCCCAGATGCTCGAGGAGGAGGCCCCGCTGAGCGGCCGGGGCGCGCACCGCGTCGTGCCCTACCGGCTCGAGGTCCGCGCCTCGACCTGA
- a CDS encoding L-threonylcarbamoyladenylate synthase: MSVHDTQNPESREKALVAATQAVRDGKLIVLPTDTVYGIGADAFTPDAVADLLEAKGRGRDVPPPVLVGDHAVLLALAVDVPDYVEPLAEEFWPGPLTLILTAQPSLSWDLGETGGTVALRMPDDEIALELLRRTGPLAVSSANRHGKSAALTVLDAATQLGDSVEEYLDGGTARIGTGSTIIDTTVTPAEIVRDGTLSAEEIIAVVGDIFSAPEPEEPEEPSEAAETESSGEDDGAATAEGTETARAADEAEGATSSSAGNAAASEQSARDADETALEPEAPAAEHGGVLDLPSEPDLVELSSTPTEEDAAAPAPVPTDEDGPGRGSSAG, from the coding sequence GTGAGCGTCCACGACACCCAGAATCCCGAATCCCGCGAGAAAGCTCTCGTGGCGGCGACGCAGGCCGTCCGCGACGGCAAGCTGATCGTGCTGCCGACCGACACCGTCTACGGCATCGGTGCCGACGCCTTCACCCCGGACGCCGTGGCCGACCTGCTCGAGGCCAAGGGCCGCGGCCGCGACGTCCCGCCGCCGGTGCTGGTCGGCGATCACGCCGTGCTGCTCGCTCTCGCCGTCGACGTCCCCGACTACGTCGAGCCTCTCGCCGAGGAGTTCTGGCCCGGCCCGCTCACCCTGATCCTCACCGCGCAGCCCTCCCTGTCCTGGGACCTGGGGGAGACCGGCGGCACCGTCGCGCTGCGCATGCCCGATGACGAGATCGCCCTGGAGCTGCTGCGCCGCACCGGACCGCTCGCCGTCTCCAGCGCGAACCGCCATGGGAAGTCCGCCGCGCTCACCGTGCTGGACGCCGCCACGCAGCTCGGTGACTCCGTGGAGGAGTACCTCGACGGCGGCACCGCCCGCATCGGCACCGGTTCCACCATCATCGACACCACCGTCACGCCCGCCGAGATCGTCCGCGACGGCACGCTCAGCGCGGAGGAGATCATCGCGGTCGTCGGCGACATCTTCTCCGCCCCGGAGCCCGAGGAGCCGGAGGAGCCCTCGGAGGCCGCGGAGACGGAGAGCTCCGGGGAGGACGACGGGGCCGCGACGGCGGAGGGCACCGAGACGGCGCGGGCCGCCGACGAGGCCGAGGGCGCGACCTCGAGCTCCGCCGGCAACGCCGCGGCCTCCGAGCAGAGCGCTCGGGACGCCGACGAGACCGCCCTGGAGCCCGAGGCGCCGGCCGCGGAGCACGGGGGAGTGCTGGACCTCCCCTCCGAGCCGGACCTCGTCGAGCTCTCCTCCACGCCCACCGAGGAGGACGCCGCCGCACCCGCACCGGTCCCGACGGATGAGGACGGGCCCGGACGGGGGAGCTCCGCCGGGTGA
- a CDS encoding carbohydrate ABC transporter permease gives MTTAAPVRSGVAPQDPRDPHNPRARRRRTLRRALPLYVAISPFYLLFAVFGLFPILFSIVLSFTDWDGMGDMSFVGLAQYQFLLSDGRFWNAVGNTFIIWFLSTIPMLFLAMVIAFLLHQNIRFTKFYRVAFFLPNVTSMVAMAIVFGSVFSDTFGLINSALTAVGLDSVPWLSSPWGIKVTIAIMVIWRFTGYNAIIYLAGLQSIPTDLYDAAKVDGASLWQVFFRVTIPMMRPIILFTVITSTIGGLSLFTEPQVLLGDSGGAGEAGMTIVLYQYNQAFTQFDFGYGSAIAWALFLIAAVFSIINWRLVSGRGDDAPRRSSRTKEARR, from the coding sequence ATGACCACGGCCGCCCCGGTCCGATCCGGCGTCGCCCCGCAGGATCCGCGCGACCCGCACAACCCGCGCGCCCGACGGAGGCGCACCCTGCGTCGCGCTCTGCCGCTGTACGTGGCGATCTCGCCCTTCTACCTGCTGTTCGCCGTATTCGGGCTGTTCCCCATCCTGTTCTCCATTGTGCTGTCCTTCACGGATTGGGACGGGATGGGCGACATGTCCTTCGTCGGGCTCGCCCAGTACCAGTTCCTGCTCTCCGACGGACGCTTCTGGAACGCCGTCGGGAACACCTTCATCATCTGGTTCCTGTCCACGATCCCGATGCTCTTCCTGGCGATGGTGATCGCGTTCCTGCTGCATCAGAACATCCGCTTCACGAAGTTCTACCGGGTCGCGTTCTTCCTTCCCAACGTCACCTCCATGGTGGCGATGGCGATCGTGTTCGGCTCGGTCTTCTCGGACACCTTCGGCCTGATCAACTCCGCCCTCACCGCAGTGGGCCTCGATTCCGTCCCCTGGCTCTCCAGCCCGTGGGGGATCAAGGTGACCATAGCGATCATGGTGATCTGGCGCTTCACCGGCTACAACGCGATCATCTATCTCGCCGGTCTGCAGTCGATCCCGACGGACCTCTATGACGCGGCGAAGGTCGACGGCGCGAGCCTGTGGCAGGTGTTCTTCCGGGTCACGATACCCATGATGCGACCGATCATCCTGTTCACGGTGATCACCTCGACCATCGGCGGGCTCAGCCTGTTCACCGAGCCGCAGGTGCTGCTCGGCGACAGCGGCGGCGCCGGCGAGGCCGGGATGACCATCGTGCTCTACCAGTACAACCAGGCCTTCACCCAGTTCGACTTCGGGTACGGTTCCGCGATCGCCTGGGCCCTGTTCCTCATCGCCGCTGTCTTCTCGATCATCAACTGGCGCCTGGTCTCCGGGCGCGGGGACGACGCGCCGCGGCGCAGCTCACGGACGAAGGAGGCACGCCGATGA
- a CDS encoding aldo/keto reductase, whose product MSTTSSSFRWAVLGPGSIARRFASQLPDSQDGVLVAVGSSSPERAAAFAEEFPLSGPALLGSYDEVLGSDEVDAVYISTVHTAHARLAAAALEAGKHVLCEKPLTPNAGTTMALTDLAQRSGKVLLEAYMYRFHPQTVRVLELVGEGAIGEVTHVDASFAFDTGGRSGRLFDTATAGGGILDVGCYPMSFARFVAGAAQGSTCADPIEVRGSGTLGATGVDEWATAEVTLPGGITASLRTGVRLADPQSATITGTRGVIRLADPWGLGPEQVIELDVVGEERRRLEIPAASAYALEADALALAAREGGVVPELTGENSLGQARALDQWREQIGLRYPFEADDADIPTLTGEPLAAGSVQLGPAMAYGTLPGLDKKVSRLVMGCDNQMNLAHASAIFDAFYEIGGTTFDTAYIYGGGYVEKLFGTWVQNRGVREDVVVITKGAHTPHCDPESITRQLEESLERQGTEYADLYMMHRDNPDVPVGEFVDVMDEHLRAGRISAYGGSNWTPARVDEANEYARANGRTGFTILSNHFGLAEALDVPWAGCVHATDPDSKAWLEERGLALLPWSSQARGFFTGRAHPEDRSDAELVRCYYSDENFERLARARALGEEHGVPATAIALAFVLHQKFPTFPLFGPRSIAEMRSSTLGLGVTLTESDLAWLDLKAETR is encoded by the coding sequence ATGAGCACCACCTCCTCCTCGTTCCGCTGGGCCGTTCTCGGCCCCGGCTCCATCGCCCGCCGCTTCGCCTCGCAGCTGCCGGATTCCCAGGACGGCGTCCTGGTCGCGGTGGGCAGCTCCTCCCCCGAGCGCGCCGCGGCGTTCGCCGAGGAGTTCCCCCTCTCCGGCCCCGCGCTGCTCGGCAGCTATGACGAGGTGCTCGGCTCCGACGAGGTCGACGCCGTCTACATCTCGACCGTCCACACTGCTCACGCCCGGCTCGCCGCCGCCGCCCTCGAGGCCGGGAAGCATGTCCTCTGCGAGAAGCCGCTGACCCCGAACGCCGGCACCACCATGGCGCTGACGGACCTCGCCCAGCGCAGCGGGAAGGTCCTGCTCGAGGCCTACATGTACCGTTTCCATCCGCAGACGGTGCGGGTGCTGGAGCTGGTGGGTGAGGGAGCCATCGGCGAGGTCACCCACGTCGATGCGTCCTTCGCCTTCGACACCGGCGGTCGCAGTGGGCGCCTGTTCGACACGGCGACCGCGGGCGGCGGCATCCTCGACGTCGGCTGCTACCCGATGTCCTTCGCGCGCTTCGTCGCAGGAGCGGCCCAGGGGAGCACCTGCGCCGATCCGATCGAGGTGCGCGGCAGCGGCACCCTGGGAGCGACCGGGGTCGACGAATGGGCCACCGCCGAGGTCACCCTGCCCGGAGGAATCACCGCGAGCCTGCGCACCGGCGTGCGACTGGCTGATCCGCAGTCCGCCACCATCACCGGCACGCGCGGTGTGATCCGCCTGGCCGACCCGTGGGGTCTCGGTCCGGAGCAGGTCATCGAGCTCGACGTGGTCGGCGAGGAGCGTCGCCGTCTCGAGATCCCCGCCGCCTCCGCCTATGCGCTCGAGGCCGACGCCCTGGCCCTCGCCGCGCGCGAGGGTGGCGTCGTCCCCGAGCTCACCGGCGAGAACTCCCTCGGACAGGCGCGCGCCCTGGACCAGTGGCGCGAGCAGATCGGTCTGCGCTACCCCTTCGAGGCCGACGACGCGGACATTCCCACCCTGACCGGGGAACCCCTCGCCGCCGGCAGCGTCCAGCTCGGACCGGCCATGGCCTACGGCACGCTCCCGGGACTCGACAAGAAGGTCTCGCGCCTGGTGATGGGCTGCGACAACCAGATGAACCTGGCGCACGCCTCGGCGATCTTCGACGCCTTCTACGAGATCGGCGGCACCACGTTCGACACCGCCTACATCTACGGCGGCGGATACGTCGAGAAGCTGTTCGGCACCTGGGTCCAGAACCGCGGAGTGCGCGAGGACGTCGTCGTCATCACCAAGGGCGCCCACACCCCGCACTGCGATCCGGAGTCGATCACGCGCCAGCTCGAGGAGTCCCTGGAGCGACAGGGCACCGAGTACGCGGACCTGTACATGATGCACCGCGACAACCCGGACGTCCCGGTCGGCGAGTTCGTCGACGTCATGGACGAGCACCTGCGAGCGGGCCGCATCAGCGCCTACGGCGGGTCGAACTGGACGCCCGCACGGGTGGACGAGGCCAATGAGTACGCCCGCGCGAACGGTCGCACCGGCTTCACGATCCTCTCCAACCACTTCGGCCTCGCCGAGGCGCTCGACGTGCCGTGGGCCGGCTGCGTCCACGCCACCGACCCCGACTCCAAGGCGTGGCTCGAGGAGCGCGGGCTCGCGCTGTTGCCGTGGTCCTCGCAGGCCCGCGGCTTCTTCACCGGCCGCGCCCACCCCGAGGACCGCTCGGACGCGGAGCTCGTGCGGTGCTACTACAGCGACGAGAACTTCGAGCGCCTGGCCAGGGCCCGCGCCCTTGGTGAGGAGCACGGTGTCCCCGCGACCGCGATCGCGCTGGCCTTCGTGCTGCATCAGAAGTTCCCGACCTTCCCCCTGTTCGGGCCGCGCAGCATCGCCGAGATGCGCTCCTCGACGCTGGGCCTGGGAGTCACGCTGACCGAGAGCGACCTCGCCTGGCTGGACCTCAAGGCCGAGACCCGGTGA